A window of the Azospirillum brasilense genome harbors these coding sequences:
- a CDS encoding hybrid sensor histidine kinase/response regulator, whose translation MLLQRVAELDRSLEQALVTAEDAQEEARLLAVDRIQLEEEMTAQRHEIAALRERLTASETRRAELLDALADSDQRLNTLRRDENHLSEELQTSYEELQVLTEELEEANADLEQRVEERTAQLTESERRFRTLFEAMDEGFLLADVLFDGDRPVDVLYLEMNPAARRMAGEDYVGRRLREISPAFEDYWYEVFGRAARDGEPTRTELYAAPLDKWISFYVFKVGAPEQRRIAVIFRDVTERKRTQEQLKQAKETAEAANRAKTKFLAAASHDLRQPIQAAALYAHVLLGSVGADPIAQESLTRLKASIDSLNGMLSGLLDLSRLEAGVIEVSVTDFSPAALMTRLAEEFRGVAEASSIELRCRPSRLAVSTDPHLLERLLRNLLSNAIAHGHSKETGAKGRVLVGCRRRADGVEFQVWDNGPGIPEDAREAIFEEFRQLNNPERNATQGFGLGLSIVSRLARLLGTEVALRSRVGSGSVFSVTVPYARKPEANAEVVPVANREPRLKGRTVLLVEDDEQVRRSMTMMLKRWGLRVVAVSSAGELAAALPGLRRPHVVLTDYRLPGGDSGRSVVELVRQRWPVPGIIITGDTAPERLREAMSLGCRLLHKPVLPADLAGALGEVLPS comes from the coding sequence GTGTTGCTCCAGCGCGTCGCAGAGCTGGACCGGAGCCTGGAACAGGCCCTGGTGACGGCGGAGGACGCGCAGGAGGAAGCCCGCCTTCTCGCGGTCGACCGGATTCAGCTCGAAGAGGAGATGACCGCGCAGCGGCATGAGATCGCCGCGTTGCGCGAACGCCTCACCGCGTCGGAAACGCGCCGGGCGGAACTGCTCGACGCCCTGGCGGATTCCGACCAGCGCTTGAACACGCTCCGCCGGGACGAAAACCATTTGTCGGAAGAACTCCAGACCTCCTACGAGGAGCTTCAGGTCCTCACCGAGGAGTTGGAGGAGGCCAACGCCGATCTGGAGCAGCGGGTCGAGGAGCGCACGGCCCAGCTCACCGAGAGCGAGCGGCGGTTCCGCACCCTGTTCGAGGCGATGGACGAGGGGTTCCTGCTCGCCGACGTCCTGTTCGACGGCGACCGGCCGGTGGATGTCCTCTATCTGGAGATGAATCCTGCGGCGCGGCGCATGGCCGGGGAGGATTACGTTGGGCGGCGGCTGCGCGAGATCAGCCCGGCCTTCGAGGATTACTGGTACGAGGTGTTCGGCCGCGCGGCGAGGGACGGGGAACCGACGCGGACGGAGCTTTACGCCGCACCGCTCGACAAATGGATCAGCTTCTACGTCTTCAAGGTCGGCGCCCCCGAACAGCGCCGCATCGCCGTGATCTTCCGCGACGTGACCGAGCGGAAGCGGACGCAGGAGCAGCTCAAGCAAGCGAAGGAAACGGCGGAGGCGGCGAACCGGGCCAAGACCAAGTTCCTCGCCGCGGCCAGCCACGACCTGCGCCAGCCGATCCAGGCGGCGGCTCTCTACGCCCATGTCCTGCTCGGGTCGGTCGGCGCCGACCCGATCGCCCAGGAATCGCTCACCCGGCTGAAGGCGTCCATCGACAGCCTGAACGGCATGCTGAGCGGGCTGCTCGACCTGTCGCGGCTGGAGGCCGGTGTCATCGAGGTGTCGGTAACCGACTTCTCGCCCGCGGCGCTGATGACCCGCCTGGCCGAGGAGTTCCGTGGCGTGGCGGAGGCGTCGTCCATCGAACTGCGCTGCCGGCCCAGCCGCTTGGCGGTGTCCACCGATCCCCATCTGCTGGAACGGCTGCTGCGCAACCTGCTGTCCAACGCCATCGCGCACGGCCACTCCAAGGAAACGGGCGCCAAGGGGCGCGTGCTGGTGGGCTGCCGCCGCCGGGCGGACGGGGTGGAGTTCCAGGTGTGGGACAACGGGCCGGGCATTCCCGAGGACGCCCGCGAGGCCATCTTCGAGGAGTTCCGCCAGCTCAACAACCCGGAGCGCAACGCCACCCAGGGCTTCGGGCTAGGCCTGTCCATCGTGTCGCGCCTCGCCCGCCTGCTGGGGACGGAGGTGGCCCTGCGCTCGCGGGTCGGCTCGGGTTCGGTCTTTTCGGTGACGGTGCCCTACGCCCGCAAGCCGGAGGCCAACGCCGAGGTGGTTCCGGTCGCCAACCGGGAACCGCGGCTGAAAGGGCGCACGGTGCTGCTGGTGGAGGACGACGAGCAGGTTCGCCGCAGCATGACCATGATGCTGAAACGCTGGGGCCTGCGCGTGGTCGCCGTGTCCTCGGCGGGGGAGCTGGCCGCGGCGCTGCCCGGCCTGCGGCGCCCCCATGTGGTGCTGACCGACTACCGTCTGCCGGGCGGCGACTCCGGACGCTCGGTGGTCGAGCTGGTGCGCCAGCGCTGGCCGGTGCCGGGCATCATCATCACCGGCGACACCGCCCCGGAGCGGTTGCGCGAGGCCATGTCGCTCGGCTGCCGCCTGCTGCACAAGCCGGTGCTGCCCGCGGATCTGGCCGGAGCGCTGGGCGAGGTTCTGCCTTCGTGA
- a CDS encoding DUF2946 family protein has product MAALSGSIGRRLGRAAVMAGGVALLLQLLGWAFLVPMVNAATGETVMICTPQGMASITLPDGPPPESLLPDGKPTLSMGEDCPVCGLVAGLTAPPPLLTLVLPVSVVAHSSIGLPGQHIAAGWFLSRLKARAPPALV; this is encoded by the coding sequence ATGGCGGCTTTGTCTGGAAGCATCGGACGCAGGCTGGGCCGCGCCGCCGTGATGGCGGGCGGGGTGGCTTTGCTTCTGCAGCTTCTCGGCTGGGCCTTCCTGGTTCCGATGGTCAACGCCGCGACCGGCGAAACGGTCATGATCTGCACGCCGCAGGGCATGGCCTCCATCACTCTCCCCGACGGCCCTCCTCCTGAGTCCCTGCTTCCGGACGGCAAGCCCACGCTGTCCATGGGCGAGGACTGCCCGGTCTGCGGGCTGGTTGCCGGCCTCACCGCGCCGCCGCCGCTTCTGACCCTGGTGCTGCCGGTCTCCGTCGTCGCCCACAGCTCCATCGGGCTGCCCGGCCAGCACATCGCCGCCGGCTGGTTCCTGTCGCGGCTGAAGGCCCGAGCGCCCCCGGCCCTCGTCTGA